In the genome of Labrus bergylta chromosome 7, fLabBer1.1, whole genome shotgun sequence, the window TCCAAACTAGTGTTCccaaggaggagatggagtttCAATCCAATCTGGGGCAAATAAAAGAGAATGAGGAAGCCAACTACTCCACTCCGCTGCTTGGAGGGCTGGGTCGTCTTCTCGGTGTACAGTCCCCCAATTTTCCTCGCTCCACCCGGGTCTCTCTGCTGCGCCGCCGCCCTGGAGCTCCGCACAAACGCTTCCCACTGTTTCTGCACCCAGAGTCAGCCCGCCAGCCTTTGAACCAAGAGCGAGATCCAGACTATGCCTTCTCCACCATTCCCTTGTATGAGAGACCTGGTTTCTACAGCTGCCCGCAAACACCCATCCATTGCATCCCCCCTGCAGTGCCTCGCCCTCGACCTGCCCGGCGACCTCAGAATGAGTGGGACCGCAGCTGCACCTCCCTTGCTCATCCAATGGCCAACTCACAGATGCTGCCTCCCGACACCCCGAACCACATCCCTCCACCTCCATCGTCGGCGTTCCCCTGGTTGAGTGAGGATAGCGGGGTTCCAACTGCTCCTACCTTCTCCTTTCCCGACCCCCCACCTGAACTCTGCCCAATATCTAAACTCAGACCCGGGCATGGCCTGCTGTCTCGCCGACCTCCACATCCCCGCCTAACGCTGGACATCCTCCCCTCAGGCGAAAGCCAACCTGGACCTCTGAGTGCTCGGGCAACAGGAAGCGGAGGAGAAAGGGTGTTCTCGTTCACTCCTCCGTCTCGCACAGCAGCAGCAAATCCCAGTAATCCCAACAGCAGCTCTAGCAGCATTAATGCAACAAGCACCAACGGCACTGGCACAACAGGAAGTCTCTGTAACAGTACAAGTCACAGTAATTTTAGTAACCATGGGAACTTTAGTGCCAACACGAGGGCAAGCAACGGGGGCACCAATGGCGGGTTGAGCAATAACATGAACACAGTTTCCACTGCAGCATCATCGCAACAAGAAACCAATCAGCAACACTCGCCCAATGATTCAGGAATCTCATTGGCTGAAGGAGACCTACTCGGTGTTTTGGTGGACGGTGGGGTGAAAAAGGCGGCAGGAGGGAGGGATCAGGACTAAGAGGGTGTGACTGACTGTTTTCGTATCACATGTGGAATTCAAAATATTTCAGCTAAACATGTACCGATCGGTGTTACAATCTGAAATGCATTACAGTTATTTGTAGCACTGTGCACAACTGTAAACACAAAGTTAATCTCTACTTACATGTAAACCCTTACAGAACACTTAACCTACTTGTGATTCAGAAAGCACCATGAGATTTTACAGTCAACTATGAAAGAAAATTAGAAACACTTTCCAGTTTCCTCTGATGTTCAGCGGCAAGGAGGTAGAATTTGTATATTGTATTGAACCATGTTTCTTATTTCCTCTTTAATAAATATTAGCATCATGTTGTTTCATtggtctttttcttttatttgtgcaataaaaaatgaaaaattgaattacattttataaCTATGCAACTGTATTTATACAAGCACACTGCTTAAGCAATTCATCGCAAATTCACTATACACCACTAAAAGAGAATTGAAGAATAATCTTCAGGGGTTCTCCGTCTCATCAGTGTGTTCAGGTAAGTGTCATTTATTGCAGGTTACTGTATTGTCAGCCTACACAGTCATTGTATACCCTGTACTTGTGAAATATGAGCGAGTACGTAATAGCTAATAACACatcttaaatatataaaaaactgAGATTTACtaacttgaaaaaaagaaagaacggAAAACTCTTTGTATAAAGTAGATCAATTATAACAGCAGCTATCGGTTGTATTATACCCTTTAAATATCTTTAACACAATATTTTTCTGGAATAGTATATGTACTTCATAACGCTGAGTTATTAAAAGTGggaaaaatgataaataaaagcTTATTATAAAAAGGAggtatgttttaatttaaaaggtGTGGAATGCAGTGTCATTAAAATCATACTTAAGGGTTGTAAGATGGAAACTCCTGGTATGAAAAGGGATGTAATGTTGATTTATTATTGTCATTTCTTTATGTATTTATCTACCTACTTTGGATGTATATGTTCACAATACAGATATCAGTTATTGAAAGCACAAGAAATATATCACAAGTTCTCATAATAAGAAATTAGAATAGCAATACCCTGAATTATTACTTTATAATGTCATTGCACATGATTCCAGTAATTGCCAATAAGCAATCACTTTaacttcatttaaataaatagaaattGTAGCATTTTGTCTCGTTACTTTAAAACATTATCAGTACAGTATCAGATGATATGAACACATCGTTGGCACCAATTCAATGTTTTCACAAAACACCACGAATCAGGAATGTAATATAAGGTAAGGTCATTGTCTAAAGTGCTATCTGAAACGTGTGCAGttactcacaaacacaaagtaaagCAGTGGTATCTGTATTATAAGGAGGACATGTCAGAGACAAGATGAATGGTCAGTTTAGTTTAACTTCCCTCCTCAGCCATGGTATGTTTGTCAAAGAGATACTCCGCCATGCCACTCTGGGGGGCTCCCATGTGACGCAGGTTGGATATCCAGTCAGCAAGCTGTTTGATAGATTTGACCTGTTCGCCCAGAAAATGTGATTCTATGAAGTCACACAcctgcacataaaaaaaagacagaataatcATGTTACTACAGTGTCAGATCATCCAAACGGCATACATTGCATGAAAAGCACACAGAATCCAGCTGCAGTCTGACTCGGTGATGTCTCCAATTCAATTTCAGTGGCAAAGTGTCTGCTCTTCAACCGCCATATTATTATATAGTTTTACAGACTTTTCTTACAGACATTTTTCCTTAGTGTTTTTTGAGCAAAACAATCGTCTGAAGCACATTAAGAAGTGGCAAAGTATGCTTTTACCTCAACTTGAAATTGTTGCTTCAAAATTTCCTTTACATCAATCATTTTACATGATGATAATGCCACTGCCAAAGCACATCTCCTGTCATTAGCATATCTTTtagtttggatttatttttctgccaCTTGGTTAGCGAGCGTGCTTTGACACATTAAAGCACAGTATCAGTGATCCCAGAGCTTTTctatttgtttaaaacacacttcagacggaattatttttttaatcgtGGGTAGACGGTCACCTTCAAAGCTTATTTTTAGACTACATTTCAAGATAAATGCATAATAAACACAGGCATCAGAGCACCTGCTAGGATAGCAGAAAACATCCTGGATAGAGACAGAATAATATTCAGGCAGCAGATATGTGTCGTGGCCTTCTACTCTGCTTCTTACGTGAGGGTCGTTGTGTTCTGTCGCTATTTTCTGCAGGTCGAGCAGGGATTGGTTTACACTTTTCTCAAGCTGCAAAGCACACTCCAAGGCCTCCAGGCTGCTGCCCCACTCATCTCTATCAGGTTTCTGCAAATGACATTAATAATGCAGGACAATATAACACCAATGTCATACAGATTTTACAAAAATAACCAACATATGAATCACTGCTTCATAAATTCGCCCTTGCACCCAAACTGACAGACTTGAAGGTATTTAAGTTAGTTAGTACATAGACACAGTGAAGGGAAAATTAATATTCTAAACACTTTAATTAAGTAAAAAAGTACAATTTTATACCCTGATGTCCTGCAGAAAAATCCTGCCTCCTCGCTTGTTCTGCAGACTCATCAGCTTCTCTGCATGCTCCCGTTCTTCTTTAGACTGTGCTTGAAAGAACCTAGAAAAATGTGGTAGGGATTTGTCGTCCCTATCAAAATAGTAAgcctaaaataataaaaaaaacaaaaaacttttgtCAAACAGAATGAGCTATGAGCTTTGGGGAGAAAAGATGCACATTGCATTTTCTTACCATAGAGAGATAAACATATGAGGCATAGAGCTCTAGGTTGATCTGTCTGTTAATGGCAGCCTCGCAGTCCTGGTGGAAGTTTTGTCGGATTTGAGAACTCATTTCTGTATAAATTAAGACAGTGAATATTTTAGGGAACACATATGACGTGGATCTGCAGGTAAAAATACAAGGCAGGATTTGGTGGATAAAAGGCTATAAACCCTTATACAGCTTAGACAAAATAAGAGTAGACAACTGCTAATAATCGACCTTGACCAGTAGGCTACTTGAAAATAGCTGATGCAGTTTTGTGTCACTTCATTCTGTTCACATTTATGCAAGGAGTTCTGAAGACAGCAGCTTTATTGGAGCATGCCAGGTTACCATCAAATACATTTCCCCGACGATTATTCttgtttctttccatttttattaTAGGTAAAATAAAaccttattttttaaatataataagGAATAtaaggaatatatatatatacataataaGGAATATAAGTGCAATAATAAAACCTTATTTTTGAAATATAATaaggaatataaatatataaggAATACAAGTGCAATAATAAAACCTTATTTTTGCCGACTATATTTGTTCTACTGACACATTGTAGTTGAGGGTTAAAAATCTTTTAACCAAATTTAGAACGATAACTTTTGCATTCAGTGTGCATCAgatttaaatacaaaagaaaacaattacaAATCCGTCCACTTTCCTTACAGTGACATAACGTTAGTTATCTTTATTCAATGAGGGTGGCTGCGATTAAGACAGATAATTTGTGTTTAAGCGATTGGTTGTATTTATGCTGACGATGGCGATCATCAACTAGATTGCTTAAAACAATTTAACGTTGCATTACCAAAGAGCCCTTCTGTTGATATCATGGCTGCGATGCATTGTCAGAAACCAAGTGTCCATCACTTTATCCCAGTTTTGGCTCAATAAGGCTACACGACGGAAGGGGAAGCAAGGATGACACGTATCAAGCTGACATAAAGACCTACCTGAGTTGTCAATGTTGGACTTTCAAAAGACGTTTGCTGATATTAGCGACGACGTATTGCCGAAAAAACGTGAATAGACTTTAGTTGCTGTAAAAGATACAGCACAGATATCTACCTGGAAGCGACGTGAAGCGTAAGGATGTCACTGCCTGACTTTGGCGGTTAAAGGGACAGTACACTTAAAACAGCATGACCTCATTTGGTCGTTCGAGGTCCACGCcttgcattttttcttttttcacatcaCATTATCTTGACCTCACCtagtttaaactttaaacctGCTTTTGGGTCCATGTTTAACACGATAGGTGGAGTCTTCAGTTTAGAATAACTTAACAAGCCATTCTAACCACCTAATGCATTTGAGATTTGTTCCTTTCTTTTAAAGGCATCAGTATCTACATTTAGTACAACCAGTGAAGGGAGTATTTAGTACATTTTGGTGTCATGTCGAAAAGCACAAGTGTAAATAAGGCTTCATATGGTAACAAGGTATCATGCATGCAGCCTTGTGTGCTGATACAGCTAAATGGAACTGGACGAATGGTTAAACTCAGACCCTTATCCGGTTCTACTTATCATGCAGGTTACATCTTCTCGTTTGAACTTCAACTTTCATTTTACGAGATCATGGAGTGCTCAATGACCCAGATTAACTACCATCAGAGTTCAAACAACCATTTTCCTTCTGGACAAAAAGTGTAATAAGGCATACCTAAGCTACAAACTACTCAATATTTGGCAGATCCAACCATTTAATGCACTTGAATAAATCCCAAACATGGGAattctatcacacacacacagtcagtacATACAtgatacaaattaaaatgttgactTATCAAACAGGATAGACTTCACATCCCACATACCCATTTTCAAGTACAAGAATGAAGCATTGATCTCTTCACTTGTGTATCACGTAAAACCCATTACATCTTACATTCTAGTAACAACATTCCTAAAATACCCGAAGAAGACAGATTtaacattggaaaaaaaacataagaaaAGGAAGTGgttgctttatttaaaacagacttaaaaACTAAACATACAAATTTGTACAGCaatgtcatctgtatcagtgtACAGACATTATTTGGTTCCAATTGGAGGAGAGTGCCACACAGCAGAGCTGGTGCGTTTATAATACCGCGGCTTGCTCTTGTAAAAGATGTTTTCCAGTTTTGGTGGTTCAATAGCTCCGAAGAAAGAGTCCAAATTCAGAGGGTTGAAGTACTGCTTCATTATTGTTTTCTGCAAGTTTTGACCTGGGAGGAAAAGAATAAAATACTATGCTTTAATTTAAGATCACAAAACATGAGAGTGACATCTTGCTGAGATTCTGAACAACACTAAAGCAGATTTCCTCCAACAGGATCATACTTCATAATAAAAGGATAATAGAAGTAAAATGATATTAACCTTCTGCCCAGGATGGAATAGGTTTCCTCGGGGCAGACTCATCATCAGTAGAGTCGTCACTGTTTTGATCCATTCCGTAATCCTCTGTACTTTTTGACATGGACAAAGGTTTGTTCCCCCCCTTTGGAGTGATGGCGTAGGACTGTGGTGAGttctgaagagaaaaataacacatgGTATTAAGACTCGGATTAGaatatcacatttaaagactgaagcagtaacattttgtttctttttgattgCATTAAGTAAATTTACCACAATATCAACCGTCACATTCAGGCCACAGCCCTTTCCTACAGGTGTGGACATTACAGAGCGctgcaaaggaaaaaaaaaaaaagggtcattAGTGATTCTGTGAGGAGCTTAGACCTCAAGTGATACTTTCGAGCTGTTTCTCAAGAAGTGTTTCTCTCCTGCATGCACACAAAGATACACATGGTGTACACTATTTAACAATTCAAGGGgtggacaaaaaaataaaaagacgcttcatacaacaaaaaaaaacaaaacatgtttacccatcaaataaatgaccaaatgtaaaaataatatttacagaaTATCTTTTCATTTCTTACCTCAATATCCACAGTGACATTCATGGCAGTCTGCAAAGCAgcgaggaggagaaagagagagagggagatattTGGTTCGTCAGTTTATAGCAGTTATCAAGGtctaaaatgttcaaacttaCTTCAGAAGTGAGTGTGAATTGAGAGTATAACTTCAGGATATTGTATGTTAATTATGTATTTCTAGTTTCAAGAATGGAGACCCACTCTGAATGTGGGTACaaacatggatttttttttaatttgcagaaaGTCTCCATTTAGAAGGGtacatttttcatattaaatatatgacagaaaatgtaataataaaaaaaaaagctgtcttTGATACTTGAACCACTACATCACATAGGAGGTGATTGTACCTCTGTTTGTAGATTCAATGGCTTTGCAATAAACTCTAATTAGCTTATGCTTAGAAGCAACCAGTACTGAGTTTGTAAACTTGGCTCCACATTTAGAAGCTGCAACAAGTGATGTAGAGTGTATTCATCAATACTTGCTTATTAGACAAAGAACATTTTGATTCTAATAATTGGAACTTTTGAATTTTTATTATTTGGGCGATTATTTGGACTTTAATATAGCATAGTATTTCAACGCTTTGATATTGCTACTTTTTTTCCAAATAAGATGACTGAGTTCTTGAAGGCCTGACCAAGCAAATACAGTGAGGGTCAGCAAAAGGCAGTCGTTGCAAAATGGTCATTAATTTACAGTATGTTTTGTTCTGATAGAGGCACCTGACAACAGCGCTCAACctcattttttcccctcactaATATTTATTTCTACCAGCATTTGGCATTGGCTAACTTTGGACACTgaagattatatttatttataatatacAGAGAAGAGTAATTTTATAGGGATTAATTCAAAATGTGTTGAAGAGCAAATCTGGattataaaactacaaaaacactttatttgcATTGCTTGATGAGGTTAAATTGAGAATTATTAAACTTTGGATCAACTCTCACTTGTCTGCAACCGTGAATGTGTACTTGAGCAGAGTCTCCATCTTATAGTTTACCTTGGACTCAGCAGCCTGTTTGGCAGCAGCTTCT includes:
- the fth1b gene encoding ferritin, heavy polypeptide 1b isoform X2, with the translated sequence MPHMFISLWFFQAQSKEEREHAEKLMSLQNKRGGRIFLQDIRKPDRDEWGSSLEALECALQLEKSVNQSLLDLQKIATEHNDPHVCDFIESHFLGEQVKSIKQLADWISNLRHMGAPQSGMAEYLFDKHTMAEEGS
- the fth1b gene encoding ferritin, heavy polypeptide 1b isoform X1, which gives rise to MSSQIRQNFHQDCEAAINRQINLELYASYVYLSMAYYFDRDDKSLPHFSRFFQAQSKEEREHAEKLMSLQNKRGGRIFLQDIRKPDRDEWGSSLEALECALQLEKSVNQSLLDLQKIATEHNDPHVCDFIESHFLGEQVKSIKQLADWISNLRHMGAPQSGMAEYLFDKHTMAEEGS